A window of Pan paniscus chromosome 10, NHGRI_mPanPan1-v2.0_pri, whole genome shotgun sequence contains these coding sequences:
- the LOC100970557 gene encoding H/ACA ribonucleoprotein complex subunit 3-like, translated as MFLQYYLSEQGDQVYTLEKFDSMGQQICLAHPAQFSPDDKYSRHRITIKKRLKVLMTQQPCPVL; from the coding sequence ATGTTTCTTCAGTATTACCTCAGTGAGCAGGGAGATCAGGTCTATACGCTGGAGAAATTTGACTCGATGGGACAACAGATCTGCTTAGCCCATCCTGCTCAGTTCTCCCCAGATGACAAATACTCCCGACACCGAATCACCATCAAGAAACGTTTAAAGGTGCTCATGACCCAGCAACCGTGCCCTGTCCTCTGA